The Medicago truncatula cultivar Jemalong A17 chromosome 7, MtrunA17r5.0-ANR, whole genome shotgun sequence genome includes the window GCCATTCATTTCGGATTTCAATCGTGATTTTCGACACTGGTGTGAAGGTAAGCTGATACCTTcctttaattttacaaaatttgttgtttaagTACTAAACATTAACTTTAAAATCTATAATTTAAGGTGATTGTTTTGCTGCGTTTTTTAGTTTTCATGGTCAGAGACTGTTGTGTTTTCAAGTCATTTGAATATCAGCAAAACTTCTTAGTTGCTTGAATTTCTTACTAATCCAAAGGATGAAACAGTTGGAAATACTTCAGCTGAACAAAGAAGAGATATTCAGAGGCAGCCCATAAATGATTGTGATGGGATATGGAAGGCTGAAGTAAATGCAAAGCTTGATAGCATGGGATCACATCTTAGAACTTTTCGGTCAATTGTAATTGGAGTTTTGCTTATGCAAAGATATTAGTATAATTTATGTAAATGAAATCCATGTTCAAGTGGATCGTTTTAATTTATATGCTAATTGGATTCATGGTGacaattaatttaaaaactaataGCCCATGTTAGTCTTTATCTGTTGCCAAAGCAGAAATAATTATTAAGTTTCAAATAAGGGTGATAAAACAATCCATGGTGACAATCAGTTTAAAAATTCTGCTCTTACAATCaatttaaaaactaataatCCCCTAATGTATATAAGTTTTCGACTGTGTATATTTATCCGGAAAAAAAAAGGCCAAAAGTGGGGTCTTCGCCTGTGTATATCCCAAGCCCACtgtcataattttaaaaataaaaaaaaaaaacagattatacattttttataataagtggggtctctttttattttttgagcaaaaagTGGCCAAAAGTTAGCAGGTACTAAATCTTGACCgttgaatatttatataataaatctATGGCTAAAACACttactttcccatgatgggaaagaaCTTCCcattcccatgctaaaccccacCTCAAtgtcattgtcaggaatacaaataaatattttttaaattccttaAGATTCCCACTGCCTAATTTTTCAACCTATGACCATGACCATATCATATTAAAGTAATCTAAGTAATTTGGAAAGATGCATCTTTTTCTGGTAAACTTTTTTACATAGTGAAATGAAAAGGGTCTAGTTGGAATGTTGAAAGAGTGGTCAATGCCATGTGAACAATTACACAATCCTAGGGATGAATGAATTTCTTTTTCTGGCTACTGTTTAACAAGCTTTATTGATACTAAAAAGTGGctgaaagaaaccaaaaaagtcaaaaacatttttcttgagCCCATCAACATAAATACATAAGAGCTAGAGAAATGAAATAGGCCACTCAAAAAACTCACCATTTAATTCCATGTCATGAGTTGTTTTTCTCAGAACTCCATTAACTATAGTAGCTAATCTCGAGGTCTCAAAAATCACCTGCAAAAGACACAATTTAATGGAAAAATCAATCTTAATAGCATTGTGGATTAGCACTTAAAATTGTAATGATCATTGTTATCGACTATCAAAAGTAAAAGTTCACGGTCTTTCTTATAATAACGTCTAAGTCACTGTCTTAGTCGTGAGAACGAGAAAGACTTTGAACTTCTAATTTTAAAGAACGACATAGATGTTTTTGACAGTTAATGAAAAGATATTACAACGCTACTTACTGCTCGAGTAAACCTCATAGACTTGAGATCATTACAATCTATAGGATCTTCTGGCTTTTTCCTTTCTCTAATAGCAAAATGCTCTTTCTGCAAGATATCAATATTCAATATTATCACAcactttataataaaaaaatctcaaataaaaAAGCAATAATGATAACTTTTCCACATACCCTCATTTCATCAAGAACTTTAGGATGATCATGCAGGTACTTTACAGCCATCATTGATGTAGTTGAAATAGTTTCATAACCAGAATACATAATTGTAATGATTAGATCAATAAGTTCTTCATCATTTAATTTGCTTTTATTATCATTCCCTCTCATCAAACAACTAAGCATGTCTTCATAGATTTCTTTTGATGCTCTCCTTTCTTCAAGTAGCTTACTCAAAATGTTAATAATACTTTTCCTTGCCtacaaaaatcaatcaaatatatTCTATCATtttctaactaattaaaattagtaGCAACATGAACAAATAATTGGTATCATGCATCTTTATTTGAACAAAACATGGTCtaaatttccaagaaaaaaaaatgatggacTTAACTTGAATAAAGTTACACATTGGAGCTTCTAAAAATTACGGTGGTAAAACTAAAAGCTACACATTGGAGCTTCTATTACGGTGGTAAAACTCTATATTTACGGTTTCACTTGTCCACGGCTCATCTAAACACACGCTTAAACACTAATTAGAAAAGACGAAGGACTATCGTTGTAACTATATATACCTGTAATCCACGACGATAGTTTGTGCCCGGAAGATTAATAGGGAGGGAGAGAGTTCCTAAAACAAGCTTAAAGAACTCTGTCATGAAAGGCTGAGAAATTGAGCTTGATTCCATACCAGCAATTTGCTTCAAAGATGAGAGAAATGccatctgttaaaaaaaaattgtgaatgtgTAGTTAGTTAGAAgtcttgcaaagaattttcatttttaaccacggtgaatttgacaaaatcaGAGTGAcactgtgattttgttgaagcttcaaaACATAGTATTTGGcaaatatttactattttacaCGTAATTTTGCTAAACTCACTATCAATATTAACATGAAAAGTGTTACAAACCTCTTTAGTTTTGTCTtgaatgttgatgattttgttatCCCAATCACTTACATGAGTTCTCATGAACTCATCAATTTTAGGTAAAAGCTGATTTCTGATTAAGGTGGGACTAATGATTGAAAGCAATGTCCCTCTCATGTACTTGTGAGTGGAGCCATGAACAGCTGCAATGTTACATTTTCCTAAGATATCTAACATGGATTGAGGGTATCCTGGAACAAACCCTTTTGCTTCATTCATCAATATGTATCTATTTAGTTCTGGATCCATTGATACAATTGTAGGACATCCTAATATGTGAGATTTGAAAAAATTCCCATACCTGCCATACACAAAAAGtgataccaaaaaaaaatgttacaatcATAACCAATAGGGTAAATTACCAAAAAGTAcatgaatgaatattttttaccTCATACTTAGTTTAACTCATCTGAGAAAATCTTGTTACAAAAATGTTTTGTCTAATTAACATTAGTTTCTCATATTCACACTTTCATGATGTAAATGTCATTTTGGATTAACGGTGAATTTGacataataacatatattaccgaaattttgtaaaaaaaattgattttttttattttttttttgcttcagAGCTTCAATAAAATCACAGTGTCATCGTGATTTGGTTAAACACCCCATGATTTTTGTAATACATTCAAAAGGGTGATTAATTAATGTGATAAATCACAGTGCCATGCAAGGGAAGATGAtcaaagtagtttttttttttttttttatcaagaaaatatgaagaaaatgaaaccaATGGAATAGTCTAAAAAACCAAGTACATAAAAACCACTCCACTAACAAGAAACATGAACATAGGAACATTAGACTTATAGAACACATGCACCAAAGTAACCAATCAAATGATGATgatggaaaaacaaaacaaaaaacatgtgaagttgtttatgatttttacCTTGACCTTTGATTTTTCATGAAGTTAGGACCTTGTTTAAGAAACTCAGTtgtttctccaaaaacaggccACCCCATTGTTCCTTGTGGCAAACCTTTCCTTCTGTATCTTACCTCATTCCACTTCAAAAGAGCAGAGCAAAAACAGAACACAAAGAAAAAACCAAGAATTGCAATGAAGATAGCCATTGATGCTTGCTTCAACTCTTGAAAACTAAAAGAAACTTGAAGAAGATGCTTATAGAGTTGTAATCACCACATGTGCTTATATATATAAGCACTTTGAGGTACCATTTGCATATGAGAGTGGACAAAAAGAGCCACCCTATAAGGGTAGTAGCATCCCCCCTATTGTTTGTCTtggagaatgaaaaaaaaattaaataagcaaataaataaataccaaaaaatgaattaaataaattgtttgttggaagaaaaagtggGAAAAAGGAGTTGGCTTTTGGAAGGAATTCAGGGGAGTGCACAACTCATCAATTAGAAATATTGGTgtattaataaaaacaaattatggaGATATATATAAGAACTTTAAGAATTTATGAAGTAAAAGTATTGGTTGGTTATATAGAGAAAGAAGGGAGAGAAATGGGGTGAAGGGTTGGTTGTATggatgttgattgatgattgctCAATGAAGTAGATACGGCAAGCTATTTACTGCTCCTGTTCTTTTTGTACAAGGTGTTGGGGGTATCTATGAAAACTATTGCACAATTTCATAATAATGCTATTTCAATATTCCATACTTATGTTTTATACTCTCTTCCATCCGAGTTAAACTGAGTCAGTTGACCATTTCGTacaaattaagaaaagtgtataaatgaaagaaagaaaaaaatagtattgagtgtttttattaagtattggtgcattctttatcataaatgtaaagtagaatatattgaattaagagtggtgaaagtaatattaattagagttataattggaaaaaagtaattagtattgtattaaaaagtgaaatgagTCAATATTCTTGGgacaatatatttttacaaatgacTCACTTATTatgggacgaagggagtattagaggaatgttatttgaacaaccacttTTTGTATAACTTATAAGACAACCATGAATATAGAAAGAAATGTttgtattgacacaaaaatcaaagtaatagatAAAGAAAGTAAGAACATGATGAGTGTATGAGAGTGTTGTttcaaaagttatcataaaatggttgtacaaatatcatttctcttatattaACATGGGTTCGTCCGAAGGTGAATGCCGGAGATCTAAAAGTGTGACTTTATCTAATTTTGTTTTACCTTTATTGGATCCTCCACTAATGATCGGTTAGATTgatctctcaattttttttttgaacaacaaaatttattaaaaccaAATCAATGCTCAAGAGGAATAGAGACCGGCAAGACAGAAACAAGCAAAGGGCGCCATATGATGAACCCGTGGGTGGAAGCTAGTATTCACAACATTATTCTTCTGGTGACGCCCCTCTTGGATCGGCTTATTTGGCCTCACTCTCGGGATGGTAAGCTCACATCAAAGATAGCTTTTTCCTTCTTGCACCAGCCGCAAATTGCTTTGGTATGGCCTTCTTTTATTTGGCGCCCCTGCATTCCACcttcacattcttttctttttttgcgcCGTATGCATTGTAAGATTCCAACTGATGAGAATTTGCAAAGTCGGGGTTGTACTTTGGTTTCTATTTGCGTTCTTTGTTACGCTGCAGATGAGACGTCCTCCCACTTATTCTTGACTTGCGACTTTGCCAAGCATTTGTGGTGTTGGTCAGAGACTCGGTAGCATTGTTCTATTGACTTGACTAGCATTACCGCGGTTTTGGATTGCATCCCGACTGTGTGTAGTTCGCAAGTGCGAGATGTTTTTGTTGCGGCTATCATCCATATCGTCCACACTATTTGGAAGGCTGGAAACATCATTTGCTTCAGCACGAACAGGGCGACTATGCATTCGGCACAGTCCGCTATTCTTTCTCTGGTGGCGCTTAGTGGCAACAAGTCTCATGGTTATTGCTTGTGTGGtcaggaaaataaaattttgttggataattttaATGTTTCCCCAAGTTAGCTTCAAAGAGAGTATTGTGGTGACTTGGAAACCCCCCATTGCTCGTTGGACTAAAGTTAATACAGACGGTTCGCTAATTGGTAGTTTGACTTTCTGTGGAGGTATTTTTAGGGACCATAGAGGGATTTAGTTGGCGGTTTTGCAAGTAATCTTGGTGATTTGTCTGTTTTTGAGGCGGAGCTGACATGTATTATTCTTGCTTTGGAATATGCGGTTTCTCATTCTTggcacaatatttttttttggctttcgcatcggtttccgacccaccaaaggtgggcgactaatccggcttgtgcgtagaggcatgcacaCTAGCTAAGCGTTGTTCCTCCTGgaaatcgaacccggtatttcCCGGGTACGTCCTTAGAAgaagctccttgccactggagcccaaacaacttgatTTCTTGGCACaatattttgactaacaaagggcacaatcatatattattttgaaacttcgTTACATTAAGATATTATTGTAACTACTCATTACACATTCAAGTCCCAAAATAACttacaatttttaattataataaagtattatttttatcataaaaaaagtaTAGAAAAGGAGTACATAATTTATCCTGAATCTAGAGGGGAAAAGGGTAACAATTTCTTTAAAGAAAAGGCACATGCATGATGCATAGCATTCCAATTACACCTAAAATAAAATGTGCAGTCATAGCTAGCTCCCAGTTCTTCACATGTCTGTCAACAAGATTTGGTCAAACCGACAGTAGTTTCCTTTGGTTACCATGTGGATCCTATGTGTGTTTTTGAGAGAGAAGGGAAAATTCGGTTCCATTTTAAAATTGCAAGTGCAAGTTTCAAACTTTCAAATTTTGTGAGACTGTAATTCCTAGACAACCATTAATTCAACTGTGCTATTGACTTTTTAGACTGTTCAGTCTAGTGGTTTTTTGGAATGGGTGAATCACCAACAAGTACTGCAAGAAAAGTCTCAATCATGTCCATGCAAAaaggttaaaaaagaaaacatacatACAATATTACCCAACAAAAGGATGAATTTAAATTACCAAGTTGACATATGTTTGGAGAGAAAGAGAACTCTATCATCCATTTTGAATGAGTAGTTATAAAGAgattcaaatatgtttttttaaaaaaagttaaatttgtcCAACCAAATTAGCAATGAGGGAGAATTGAACCTTATATCTAGAGGAGGAGTATACTTCAAGATCTTAAGTCAACATTATAATGTCAACCCAAAATAGGTTAGATTCAAATATGTTATAAGAAATTAGTTTCAACAATAAACCATAATTTTCATCAGTTTTTCAAGTCATTCTTGACTCGCAAGAAGATCTCTACGCAGATGGTGAGAGAAAGCTTGAATCCTTCCTTAAATGAATTCTCTCTTTCCATGGTGTTTAGAAAGTATTTCCTAACCCTAGAACCTCAACCAAGATGTATAAACTCTCAAAACACTAGCTTTTTGTGTTTCATCTCTTTAAGATTCTATTTTGTGATTTGTGTGTAATGCTATCTGAAACGGTTATTTATAGGCAACTGTATTGTGTTAACTTGAATCAACCTATTACCATGGTTCGAGTCCCCCATATGGAGGAATTTCCATGAAATAGGTATTTTAGCATGATTTTGAATAAATGCAAAACCATAAATCGAGTCCCCGCTGCCAACAACTTAAAAAATACTTGTTTTAAGTCACTTTCACAATAATTATCTCCCTCGATTTCAAATCGGTGATGATGCTCATTTAACCATCAATCACCttattcttcttaaaaaaaaccataaatcaCCTTGTTACTCCTTTCTCATTGAGCTTACCGATCTCATCCTTGCTAGAACTTGTCATCAAGATATCACCCATATATAGCAATAGGTAGAGAATAATTTCTCATCACTCTTCAATACGTAGACACAATTATCGTACTCATCTCTCACAAAACCAGTCATCGAAAGAAACTTATCAAACTGACAACGTCATTTTCTTGGGCTTTGTTTCAACCAATacaaatatttcttcaaaagacaCATCTTAGACTTGTCTTCACCCTCTGGTTGCACCATGAGTCTCTCTTAAAGCTTTCCATGTAAGAACATGATCTTCACGTCCATTTGTTCCAACTCGGATTATATCGATTCACAATCGCTATAAGTATCCTTATGGAACAATGTTTCACCACAAGTGTGAAAATCTCATTATAATTAATTCCCTCAACCTGAGTACAACCCTTTGTTGGAGTCTTGATTTGAGCCTTGTTTATTAAATTTCTAGAACCATCTGATTCTTAAGTAGTCCCACAAGCTTCTACGTTTGGTTGTTATCCAATAAATGCATTTTCTCATCCACCGCCTTCAaccatttctttctttctttgctcTAGAATGTCTCCATGAAGGCCTTTGGTTCTTAGTCTTGCAACCCTTCAACCACATTTAAACCATAACAAATAAGAGATCGCCTAACCGGCCATCAATTGAGCGAAATTTCCCTAATCGTCTATTTGTCAATCtcaaataaaagaaacaatttttgcataaaaaattatatgactATGTTAGTAGTGTTTCTAAgacaaatttttctgttttgccTTTCTTAAACAATCTTTATAAGAcacttgttaatttgattaaaaaaaaggggttaaatatgtttttagtccttataaatatgtcaacttttcattttagtccctttaaaattttccttcaacttttagtcctataaaattttcaatcttcacttttggtccccttttttaaagtaaactcatatgtagaatttatattttttaataaaattttccagaaaaattcaaaatattataagaatcactccaaaaaaaaaattagaattttttgacaaaacatgaatttaatatgaacttttatatattttacggttaaaaattcatatttaatttatgttttgtaaaaaaaaaatctaatttcttTTAGGATttcttttagaatattttacacatgtctacacaatttcattaaaaaaatacaaaaaattaaattaaaaatagagaccaaaagtagtgattgaaaattttatagggactaaaagttgaaggaaaattttaaatgaaataaaacgaaaagttgacatatttatagggaccaaaaatatatttaacacaaaaaatatgtaattaatGATGTAAAGAATGAAAAAGTACACAATTTCTGGCAAGAGAAAAAGCGCAAGAGAACAAAATAGAGGCTCTCGTGCAAACTGTATCCCTCAATGTTACAGTGTACATCACAAACTTTGGTATAAAtcacaaacaaataaataaataacagatTAAAAGGAAAGGGCATAAATTTCATTCGTGTGTGTGTGGGTAGACATTCATTCCTCTCATCTTCAACCTTTGTTTGggcccctctctctctctctctctctctctaccaaACCAATTATTGATATCTTGCTTCCAACTCTAACGTGCTTCTATATTTCCTATCAATAATTCAGTTATGTGAATCTCTTTATGTGATCCACCTATCATATGTGCAACCATAACTTGTTCTAATTCACTCATAATATATAAGGAACAAATACTaatgaagaaatatttttaaagtgacatgatatatctaataatttgaagaaaaagagttatttaaaataacaggtacaaatttatttaacttgaatattaaatatgtaggtttatccccgtgagcttaactcagttggtagagatattgtatattatatgcagggatcGGGGTtcacaccccacttctccatatttatTGTGTGTgctctagccactaggttacttgacaaaaaaaatatgtaggTTTAGGGAGGCAAAAACATATATATCTAATCTAATAATGATTTATAAAGTGACAAACGTTTTTTTACTCTAAAGTTAAAATGTTAGTTCTATTTTACGGAGAAAATTCTATTTAACTGTGTATGGGTGCGGGGAAAACTCATTTCTTTAGTATGGGGGCGAGGCGGGGGTCGGAGGATGGTCAACCCTGCTCCGCACCCACCCCATTTATTTTAAACTACTTATATCACTCTTATACCCTTTTTAACATAGCAAGTACATatctaaataatatttttttagtcatatgaacaaaaaaaacatatttttttttactacagcTTCGCGGGTGGGGGTTGGGTTAGGGCTGGGAAATCGTCCCTGCTGAGGGCAGGTTTGGGTGTGATTTTTTTATCCCCGACAGATTTGGGGGATGGGTACAATGAAGCGGGTTAtcgtaaacattttttttactcaatgaTCTGATAGTTTCTTTTTATTACTTAGTCGAATGAgttgtttagtttagtttaaaTCTAACGTAGACTAGATCGTAAATACTTGTCGATATGGCTTAAAAGCTCCCCACTCTTGGTTGGTAGGCAGTCTAATGTACGATAATTTTATCTAAATAAAGCCAATGTATTCCATTTTGATCACGGCTCTATTTTTGGCTGATTCTATCGATTAGTGCCTTtctataaatttcaaaaaattcagCTCTTCATTTTCCTTCAATAGGTGTACTATATATTCAACTTTTGTTATCTTTTTGCTTTAAAATCCGCACGATTGTTTGTATTTATGTGTTTTGATGTGATCATTCATGCATGAACCATCCCATTCagtttttatcaaacaaaatccatcaaacttTCTGAACCAGTCCCATTTTGCTTGATCTCACTTTTCACTATTACagattcatttttatcaaatcattaatcatatgCCCCTATCAAATCTAAGTGTTTTTGGTTCTAAGTGTTTGTTTAGAATATTAATGGCAACACTGTAATTTTGTTAAACTAACGTTGTAAAAAATGTTACTGTTTGAATCAATTTGACACCTTAattatcattaatcatattatgtccctatatttttttaatctttactAATAACAATTGGGTCAAACAAAAGAAACTAAACTCTTACAATATGATAAACTAAGATTCAAATATCAAGTGAAGAACTATTAAATGGATCGAATATAGGTTTTGTCCATTTGATTACCTTCATAATCGGATAAAGAAGTGaacaaacacattttttttttgacaccaGAAGTGAGCACATGTTTTCACACttcttgtaaaaataaaatatatttagtaaTCTACTCTCAATTATAAAAACTATAATCTCCTTAAcccattaaaatattaaataatttcctcaaaaaaaatatattaaataattactttaattatatatttttgagataatatcattaaatatattcgagttaaaattttcattttttatagttttttgtaggattttttttaatagttttttgaaagattttttcttAATAGATGAACTAGATTAATAGACTAACAGTAGAAGGAGTACAATCATTTAACAGATAGAAggaaacataataaaatatgaagTCGTTTATATAATGATTATGTACACGTGTGGCAGGTCCTATCCCCGTGCTTCTGTTTGTATTCATTGAAATTGACGTATTTGTTTGTTGGTTGCGTTGTTTGACATAacatattgataaaaaaaacatttaaatttattttgagtttGAAAGTCTTTTAAAATGTCTTCATAAACCATCTCTTCGTCCAAAAtctatacatataaaaaaaattattcgttGCTTATTTATTTCATCCATATATTATTTTGTGGTGCTGCATGTATTGCGTTGCCATTTTCTAAAGGGTTTGATTggttatagaaaaaaaataataataagagggTTGGTATATATTTTAGGTCAAATATCATGTTTGattcttttagtttgacagatctctcaagttagtcctttaagttttaaaagtttcaattgAGTCCTTTTATTTGACAGAATTCTCAAGTTAGTCCTCTCAGTTAATAATTAACTGATGCTGATGTAGCcgttaagttgttgacttggATCAAAACGCTGCATTTTAAAAGCTCGAGGGTGTCAAAACGTTACGTTTAATCGTTACATTATGTGTAGACAACATCTCTCATATCCTTCTCTATATAAGGAGATGaagacttgaaaaaaaaaaatataagattgTACATTTTGAAAGTTCCTTTACTCAGTCAAAATCAAAGCGCGTttgaacttagaatttcttacaaactttatatcttagaaatttgTAAGTCTTCGAGTctactatattttttaactgCTTACACCTCTGATTGTATTTCAGGTGTAAAAtcaaacaatcttttatttGATCAAGTTAGATTGTGAGAAGTCTCTTTTAGTTGTgattgagcattagaagtctcttgcttgtgtgttTGAACATTTGTAATCTTTAGTGATTATTATGAAAATCCCTTAGAAGTACGAGGAgtgaacttttttttgaagaagttaaatagTCCACCTAAATTGGCACTGGAGtgaatcgaacttgagaccttgcagaggagcacactcccaagaaccaagccaataccaccaaACCCAAGTGGGTTAGTACGAGGAGTGA containing:
- the LOC25497603 gene encoding cytochrome P450 85A → MAIFIAILGFFFVFCFCSALLKWNEVRYRRKGLPQGTMGWPVFGETTEFLKQGPNFMKNQRSRYGNFFKSHILGCPTIVSMDPELNRYILMNEAKGFVPGYPQSMLDILGKCNIAAVHGSTHKYMRGTLLSIISPTLIRNQLLPKIDEFMRTHVSDWDNKIINIQDKTKEMAFLSSLKQIAGMESSSISQPFMTEFFKLVLGTLSLPINLPGTNYRRGLQARKSIINILSKLLEERRASKEIYEDMLSCLMRGNDNKSKLNDEELIDLIITIMYSGYETISTTSMMAVKYLHDHPKVLDEMRKEHFAIRERKKPEDPIDCNDLKSMRFTRAVIFETSRLATIVNGVLRKTTHDMELNGYLVPKGWRIYVYTREINYDPILYHDPLTFNPWRWLGNNLESHSHFLIFGGGTRQCPGKELGIAEISTFLHYFVTRYRWEEVGGDKLMKFPRVVAPNGLHIRVSSY